In the genome of Triticum urartu cultivar G1812 chromosome 5, Tu2.1, whole genome shotgun sequence, one region contains:
- the LOC125555567 gene encoding uncharacterized protein LOC125555567: MGSGNAIKVLQAAVLLLVVCGGSASVPATPSGNHPAIPASDAGHGAAFEGQAAGVANPQILAVDFQVGADSYEASFQSLHVALQANTVPVEGHYILPKETPKPQMWINLTLKGEAARPPALLLRSDNVYLLGFIAADGTAFCTKGKKKIFPVDCTELPFEDSYGGLTNRREKEDLNGLLEAVSLGKSEAQAAADALARFKHGTTSPEVARKSLLAFTLMIPEAQRFHSIGNKMKTDWLKSSHLTEDQVKLIFVWRVLSVLWCRGDNPPDGEWSKAKDKLKALNIKSRADVSRALDMVKNEGRCSDLRKEKPPA; this comes from the exons ATGGGGTCGGGAAACGCAATCAAGGTCCTCCAAGCGGCGGTGCTGCTTCTGGTGGTCTGTGGCGGGTCGGCGTCCGTACCGGCGACGCCCTCGGGCAACCATCCCGCGATTCCGGCCTCGGATGCTGGCCATGGTGCTGCCTTCGAGGGACAGGCAGCCGGAG TTGCGAATCCCCAGATCTTGGCTGTCGACTTCCAGGTGGGAGCCGACTCGTACGAGGCATCTTTCCAGAGCTTGCACGTGGCCTTACAGGCGAACACAGTGCCCGTGGAAGGGCACTATATCCTACCGAAAGAAACTCCCAAGCCTCAGATGTGGATCAACCTGACTCTCAAAGGCGAAGCGGCAAGGCCACCTGCCCTGTTGTTGAGATCCGATAATGTCTATCTCCTCGGCTTCATTGCCGCAGATGGAACAGCGTTCTGCACCAAGGGCAAAAAGAAGATCTTCCCGGTCGATTGCACGGAGCTGCCCTTCGAGGACAGCTATGGAGGTCTCACTAACAGACGTGAGAAGGAGGATCTTAACGGGCTACTGGAGGCGGTGAGTCTCGGGAAGTCGGAGGCCCAAGCCGCAGCAGATGCACTCGCGCGGTTCAAGCATGGAACGACCTCGCCTGAGGTGGCTAGGAAATCTTTGCTCGCCTTCACACTGATGATACCCGAGGCGCAGCGCTTCCACTCCATCGGCAACAAAATGAAGACTGACTGGCTAAAATCAAGCCACCTCACGGAGGATCAGGTAAAGCTCATTTTTGTGTGGCGGGTTCTCTCGGTCCTTTGGTGCCGTGGGGACAACCCCCCTGATGGCGAATGGAGCAAAGCCAAGGACAAGCTCAAGGCTCTCAATATCAAGAGCCGAGCTGACGTGTCGCGAGCCCTCGACATGGTCAAGAACGAGGGCCGCTGCTCCGACCTCAGGAAAGAGAAGCCACCCGCATGA